In Carassius auratus strain Wakin chromosome 41, ASM336829v1, whole genome shotgun sequence, the DNA window tgtttttcatttattattctcCGCTTGCCACGTGTCTGTGAGTGTAGAGACTGGACAGATACAGACCTCCACCCAGTTCAGATGCTGAGATCATAGCACTGATGTCATGCAAAATTATAAACTCCCGACACATAAAACCTGTGCTACagtgcaaaacaataacaaatacagcatcttattattactaataattatCAACTTTAATAAGATGCACTGATAGACTGATTTGAAAGTCATTGAAATGATGCAATCCAAAACAAGGTAATACTGCAGTGATGTAGCCCAGAAAAGGCTTGTTGCTCTGTTGAAGAGGCTGGTGAATGAGAGTCATGTGTTGATCATGCTGTTACACAGCTGATGATGGGCAGGATCACTTCAGTGTGCTTCGAGTCTCAAACACGTCCAGCTTCACGATCAGTGAGGACGATGGATTTCAGAGCTGTGAAGTTTGTTTTCTGTGTGGTCTGTCTGGTGCGCTGCAGCCCCGAGCAGAGCTCCACAAAGAAGAACATCAAAAAAGGTAAAAatcattcttttactgtctagcTACAAAATGTCTACACGGCATAAACCATTTCTagaatttgtgtttttatgcCATTGGTAgtcgtttttaaatattttacaaaattagctctttcttctatttttttgagtttttaaatCAGTGAATTTAAACCAACATTGTTTATGTATAATGTGTAAATCTGTGCTTGTTTGCTGGCGATGAAGAGAACAGTGCTGCCATCGAGGAGCTGAAGAAACAGATGGAGCAGATTGTGCAGGATCTGAATCTGATCAAGGAACAACAAGCTTTACAAACAGGTACTGAGTGAAGCTGCATCATACtcatattgaaattattattacaaataataacaataaacccATCCAAATTGTGGAAGCCAGGTGTGTCCTTGAACTTATAGTGAAACATCAACTCTAATTAAATGTGtgatgtattataaaaaaaataataataataatactaaaaactgTCATGATGTAGCAGCAGTGTATTTTCAGTTTTACTTCAGTTAAATGATTGACACGCTGACACACAACAAGAAGCATACTTCAAGTTTACTTTAATTTAGGTACAATTAAGTTAAGCTCAAGTATAATTAAGTTAGTAAGTATACTAAAATCAGTGTAGTTGTAATTTGTATTGCAACTATTGTGAACTATACTAGAAGTGAACTTACAGGTTAGGGTTACTGTTAGTTTTCTAGCAAACTTTGATGTATACTCTCAGTAAACTACTGTTGTTATACTGCAagtttaagtttatatatatatatatatatatatatatatatatatatatatatatatatatatatatatatatatatatataaaatgcactttACTCTtggaatatttttacattatttgaagTCTACAGTTAGGTTTTGAAGTACACCTAAGTGCACACTAAACGTATTACTTTTCTTTCCTCTTCAGTTTGCTTAAAAGGCATCAAGATCCCAGGCAAGTGTTTTCTCGTGGACACGACGAAGAAGAGCTTTCACGCAGCAAACGATGACTGCATCGCTAAAGGAGGAACGCTCAGTAGCCCTCTCTCTGGAGACGAGAACGACCAGCTGTATGATTACGTGCGGCAGACCGTGGGGCCAGAGGGGCACATCTGGTTGGGTGTGAATGACATACTAAAGGAGGGCGAGTGGACCGACCAGACGGGCTCACAGATACGCTTTAAGAACTGGG includes these proteins:
- the clec3ba gene encoding tetranectin, yielding MMGRITSVCFESQTRPASRSVRTMDFRAVKFVFCVVCLVRCSPEQSSTKKNIKKENSAAIEELKKQMEQIVQDLNLIKEQQALQTVCLKGIKIPGKCFLVDTTKKSFHAANDDCIAKGGTLSSPLSGDENDQLYDYVRQTVGPEGHIWLGVNDILKEGEWTDQTGSQIRFKNWESEITHQPDGGRGQNCAILSSTANGKWFDEDCRGEKPSVCQFNIV